The Acetomicrobium sp. S15 = DSM 107314 genomic interval GAGTGCAGATCGCCAAGGCTTTGGCCAACAACCCTCCTCTGGTCCTCTTGGATGAGGTCACAACGGGCCTCGACGTCTCGGTGCAGGCCAAAGTGCTCGATCTGATAAAGGGGTTGCAGGAGGAGTTGGGCGTAGCCATGATCATCGTATCTCACGATCTGGGAGTAATCCGGCTGCTCGCCGAGAGGACGATGGTCATGAAAAACGGCCACGTTGTGGAATCCGGTCTAACCGACCAGATCTTGGAAGATCCGCAACACCCTTACACACAACTCCTCGTCAGCTCGCTTCTATAAAGTTAGGAGGTGACATTGTGGCATATGGTTTCGCAAAAAGCGAGGAGGAGAATGTCTTACTCAAGGTCTCAAACTTGAGCAAGACATTTAGTGTCCATCTGTTGGGCGGCATGACGGTTACGGCATGCCAAGGAATAACGTTTTTCATAAGGGCCGGCGAGGCCTTGGGCATTCAGGGACCCAGCGGGTCAGGCAAATCCACAATCCTAAGGTGCATCTACCGCACTTACCTTCCCACCTCGGGCGAGATGCTCTACCGCTCAAATCGCGGAACGGTGGATCTCGCCAGAATAGACGAGAGAAGTATTTTGATGCTACGAAGGGAAGAGATATCCTATGTCTCCCAATTCCTCCGTGTTATCCCCAGGGTGTCAGCCCTCGATGTGGTATCTCAAGGCCTCAGAAGAAAAGGACATCCCAAAGAGGAGGCTTTAAACCGGGCAAGGCTGCTCCTTTCGCGCCTGGGAATCCCTCCTTCCTTGTGGAGCGCTTTCCCGTCCACATTCAGCGGAGGAGAACAGCAGCGGGTCAACGTGGCTCGTGCCATAGCAGCCGAACCGAGGCTCATTTTGCTCGATGAGCCCACCGCTTCCCTGGACGCCGATTCCAAGGAGATGATGATAGAGCTGTTTTTGGAATTAAAAGCAAGAAGAACAGCGTTTATCTTGGTTTCCCACGATATGAATGCCCTTAAGCGAGTCTCGGACAGGATTTTCTGTCTGAGCAAGGGCAAAGCACAAAACTCCGGGGAGGTAGAAATGGAATATGCACAAGTTGATGATTGACGGAGCCAATATAGTTCTCCCAAATGGAATGCTTGAAGAAGGCTATCTGCGCATCGAGGACGGCATCATAATCGACGTGGGCGCGGGGAGGCCTTCACCCGAAAAAGGCATTTCCTACATAGATGCTTCAGGCCTGTATATATTGCCAGGCTTGATCGACATACATAGCGACGCCGTAGAAAAAGAAGTACAGCCTCGCCCCAATGTGACAATCCCCATCCCTTCATCCTGTAGAGAGCTTGAGCGCAAACTGGCCGCTGTCGGGATTACGACTATCTTTCATTCATTATCGTTCTCTGGAGGCGAAGGGATCCGCTCCAATGCCCTGGCCGCAGAATGCGCGCGGTTTATAAGGAGGCGCGCAGACCAAGAACATCTGATCCGCAATCTCGTCCACCTGCGATATGAAATAGGCAATACCAAAGCCTTAGAGCTGATATACGAGCTTTTGGAAGAAGGTGCTTGTGATCTCGTGTCTTTCATGGATCACACGCCGGGGCAAGGGCAATATCGTGATGTAAGTCAGTACCATCATTATATAAAGAAGACGTTTTGGCTCGAGGATAAAGACTGCCAGAGGCTGATCGAAGAGAAGATCCAGGCCAGACAACGAGTGGACTTCAGGGCTCTCAGCAATCTGGCACGCTCGGCCAAGGATGCAGGTATTCCTTTGGCTTCCCACGATGACGATAGCCCAGAGCGCGTGGAGGTGGCCAGCGCGATGGGAGTCGACGTCATGGAATTCCCGATGAACTTAGAGACGGCCAAATACGCCAGGAACCTCGGACTCCACGTATGCGTCGGCGCCCCAAATCTGCTCCAGGGGCGTTCCCACAACGGTAACCTGAGCGCCCAAGTCGCCGTAGAAGATGGTGCGGCCGATATCCTCTGCTCCGACTATTACCCTCCGGCCCTTCTGAAGGGAATCTTCAAACTCGCTGATAACGGTATGGACATTTCCCGCGCCGTAAACCTGGCATCGCTAAATCCGGCAATAGCCTTGGGGTTGGACGATGAGATCGGATCACTCGAGGTGGGGAAAAAAGCGGACTTTATTCTGGTGCGCCTGGAAGAAAACGACCCCTTAGTAATAACTACAGTTACAGAGGGAAAGATAGTTTTAACCTACAACTACCATGACCCTTCGCATTTAGAAGGAGTTTTGGCTTCAGAAAAGGAGGCAATTGCTCAATGAGAAACGAGGATAACGTGTTCATCAAAAGTATCGGGATTAACGTTGATGCAGCATATGTGGACGGGGATCTAAGACGGCTGATCGAGCTGCTCGACGAGTACGCCGAAATGGAAGTCGAATGTGTAGAGGTCCCCTTGCACGCCACAGGAGCAATGTTGGGCGGCAAACTTATATCAGAAAGGGTTGACGAGGTTTCGCGAATATTGAAGCGCTACCACTTCCATTACTCCGTGCATGCGCCAAACCCGATAAACCTTATGGATGCCGATGAACCTGAGCTGCACAAAGAGGCATTATTAGAAAGTATTAGATTCTCCGCCACTATAAATTCTAAAATATTGGTCTATCATAGTGGCAGATATATCCCAGAGGAACACTTTCACATACCATGGCAAGCAGCAGGAAGGGCGACGCCTGAAACTGAAAGGCGAAGGTCGATGAACCGACGAGAAAAGGAGGCGCTTTTATCGCTGGCCAAGGAGGGAGAACGCCTGGGCGTAACGCTATGTTTAGAGAATGCCCGGCCTTACCTCGATGGAGGCTTCTATTGCTACGCCGAGGATCCCTTCAGATTAGCCGAGCGCGTTCGCGACCTGAATCATCCTCGCATAGGCATCACTTTGGACATTGGGCACGCCTATCTATCGGCAAAACGCTATGGCTTCGACTTCCTAGAAGCCGTCAGAAGCGTCGCTCCTTTCACCAAACATGTGCATCTGCACGACAACTTTGGTCGAGTTTGCAGCTCGCTGGAGAAGAAACAGGTTGAGCTCTCCGCCTTGGGCAGAGGCGACATGCACCTTCCCATCGGCAAGGGAGAGATCCCCGTAGAAGAAGTCTTTTCGGTCCTGTGCGATTGCAATTACTCCGGCTTGCTGATCAACGAGATAAGGCACCGCTACCTCGCCTGGGCTAGCGATGCGCTCGATCTCTGCAAGAGGCTTTTAAACATCACAAAAGAGAGCGCGTTGCCGAGCTAAAGCTTTTCGCGCCAATATTGCAGCATGTCCCTGACGGTGGTAGCGAGGTCGTATTCGGGCTTCCAACCGGTGGCAGAGGCGAGTTTGGAAGAATCGCCGAATATGATAGGCTCATCTTTGAGCCTGAACAGCGCTGGATCTACTGTTACTTCAAAAGGAAGACCGAGCTTTTTCTTTATAATTTCTACTATTTCATAGACGGCATATACCCTTTGAGCGCTGGCGTTATACACCTCGCCCGGCGCACCTTTTTTTGCGAGCAGGATGAGGGCAGAGACTAAATCTCTTACATCGAGTATAGCTCTGCGATTCTCCATGTTTCCCACCCGCAGCGCTGGCGGTATATATCCCTTTTCTATCTGAATAGCCCTAAAGGTGAGGTCGGCACACACGTCACCTATCTTCCTGGGGCCGGTAGTGTTGAAGATTCTCACTCTTATACCCTTGATACCGAAGGTAGCCCAATATTGGTGGGTCAAGAGGTCCTGGGCAACCTTGCTGACGCCGTAGGGATGCAAGGGAAGCATCGCATGATCCTCCGATATGGGGACCTCTTCCTCGCTCACGTAGCCGTAAGCGGCGCTCGAACATGCTACGACAACCGTTGGGTCATAGGACTCTTTGGTCCTCAGGAGTTTTATCGCCTCAAACAAATTCGCCGTGCCTATCACGTTCGTCTCAAGCGTCTCTTGAGGTTTTTCCCACGAGACGCCAGGGAAACTCTGAGCCGCCAAGTGATAGATGACCTGCGGTTTATATTGTTCGACCAGGGTATAGACGTTTTGGAAGTAACGCACGTCCGTCTCGACAAACGTGGCCTTTCCCTCTATCTCCTTCATGTCGATCGTGGGTTTATAGTAAGAAGCGATGACGTTTTCTTTCTTTTCGTTGCAGGAGAGCCTTTCTATGAGATGGCTCCCTATCATTCCCCCAGCTCCTGTGATCAAGATCACGGATGTCGCACCCCCCAAGTATGTAACCCTATCTCTGTGAACGAATAATTGGCTATCTGGGCACCCTCTTCCTGAAGCGCCTCAGCCACGGCATATCTCTTGTCAGCCTCCGCAAAGAAGAACATAAACCCTCCGCCACCCGCTCCTGAGACCTTCCCACCCAAAGCACCGGCTGATTTAGCCCTTTCATACAAGGCATCTATCCTCTGGTTCGTAATGCCTTCCGTAAAGCGCTTCTTCGATTCCCACGCCCTATCGAGGAGAAGGCCGAAATCGTCCAAATTGCCGGTCACCAAGGCCGCCTTCATGGCCACAGCGAGCTCTTTGGCCTCATGAAGCGACTGAAGCGTCTCCCTCCTGCCGGAGGTCATGTCTCTTATTTGAGAGCTCAATATCCTGGACGAATCATGGGACCCTCCCACATAGGCCAAGATCAGCCTATGATGAAGCTCGTAAACCACATCGCTACGCAACCTCAAAGGATTGACTATCGTATTTGCCCCGTTGAACTCTATAAAATTGAAGCCCCCGAAGGCGGCGGCATACTGGTCTTGTTTGCCGCCGCGAATATTGAGCTCTTCCCTCTCTATGCGGTAGGCGAGCTCGGCCACCTCATACGGCGTGAGGGGCATGTTGAGCCAATGCTTAAATGCGCCTATCAGGGCTACGCACACCGCTGAAGAAGAGCCTAACCCCGAACCAGGAGGAGCATCGTTATGAATCCTGAGCCTGAAACCCTGGCCGATACCGTAGTTTTTCCTCATGTAGTTGACAACGCCTTTTATGAGGTCCAGATGGCCATCGTAAGCCAGAAATTGATCCACGTCATACTTCAGAGCTGTATCGTAATCTATGCTCTCTATCTCTATGGTTTTGTCGTCAAACGGGAAAAGGCTTACGGTGGCATAACGATCGATGGTAGCGTTCATGACAGCACCGCCATATTCATCGCAATAGGGGGACACGTCGGTCCCGCCTCCGCCGAAGCTTATCCTCAAAGGCACCCTGGATCGCGTGATCATGCCGCCCATCTTTATTTCAGAACACCCTCGGAATGGACACACGGCACTCGCGCGATGGTGTAATAATAATGCCCTACAGGGGTGCCGTCTTTGCAAACGGTCAGTTTCTTCACTTCTCCCACGCTCCAACCATCCCTGATCAGTTCATCTAAAGATAGCTCCTCTGGGTTTTTGCCCACGAGCAAGAGCACCTTAGCGTAGGCGCGCAAACCCTTGCCCTCCGGAAACCAGTATTTATACATGAGGCTCTCTTTCCCGAAGAAGCTGGGACCAGCGGTGTAGGTTATCCCCTCTCCTTCCTCGTCATCTTTGTCTTCGAGTTTCGTCCGGTAAAAGGCCAGTTCGCTCACAATCCTGTGTTTGTCCATACCGAGCACTAAGGGCTCATATCCTGTGGTCGCTTCAAGCACATCTTCGATCTCTTCCACCTGCCTCGCCAAATCGCTCCATCCCAAAACGGGTGCGCCCTGAGGATAGCCGAGCAGAGGCAAGCCCAAGGTGGCATAATGAAGCGTTACGCCGAAGAGGAGGAAAAGGGCTACAGCCGTGGGGACCCACGCCTTCCGCAACAGGGCGACAGCCCGCGACCCCGTGAAGCCGCACGTCACCTGATACGCCATTAAAGGGACGAGAGCGAGCCACGCAGGGCCGCTCCAGTTCAACTCAACCTCGCGGAAAAGGCTGAAGGCTAAGAAAGTGCACACGGGAACCAGAGCAATCACCGCGCAAAAGCGATGTCTTCGATCTCTGTTACGGCTGTTCTTAGCGGCGAAAACGGCCAAAAAAGCGGCCAAGAGACCGGTAGGTGAGAGGATAGCGATCAAATGACCTAAAAACTGCGGCAGGTAAAACTGAAACATACCGGCAAACCTTCGGGGACCCTGAAACGTGAAAGAAGCCCACCCATGCTCCATGTTCCACAGGATCACTGGCGAAAAGATCGCCAGGGCAAGGGCAACCGCCAGATACGGCTCCTTTCGCCTGAGCCATCGACGGGACGCAGGGTCTACTGCCATAAAAAGCAAGGCCGCCGGCGCCAAGAGCGCTATGGTGTACTTGGAAAGCAAGCCCAAGCCGGCGCAAATCCCCACGCCCCACCATGCCGAGCGTTTTTCACCAAGAAGAGCGCGCTCCAGAAAGTAAAGCGTACCTGCCCAGCAGGCAGTAAGCGGAGCATCGGGCGCCATCAGCATGCCCACCCCGAATAAGAAGGGGAGCCCTGCTGCAAAAAAGAGGGCAACAAAGGCCACGCTCCTGTTATAAAGCTCGCGCGCAAAGGCAAAGAGAAATGCCCCCATGACGGCCCAAGAAAGCATTGCCCCCAACCTCACGGCAAATTCCGTATGGCCAAAGACGGCGGTAAAAAGGGCTATTATCCAAGCTACCATGGGAGGATGATCAAGGTAACCTATATCCAAATGTTGGGCATAGTTCCAATAATAGGCCTCCTCAGGTATGAGCTCCATCACTCCCATGTAAGAAAGGCGCAGCACCACAGCATAAATGAGGAAGATGATAGAGATAGCCCGCCATCGCAGCTCTTCGTGCCTTTCTCCATCGGGGGGAAATACGAAGAAAGCATTGCCGACATAATTCACTGCCGCGGCAGCAAATATCCCACCCATGACAGCCGCAAGCGGTGGCCACCCCCACACTTCGTTAAGCGTAGCGAGCACCCCTCCGCGCAAAAAAAGCGATGCCAGCGCCAAGAAGAGAAAGCGCATATAGCCTGCAAACGAGGTCGGATGAGGCTTCTCTTTAGCGAAGGACCATCTGGCGTTGCAGACGAAGTTAAATAACGTAGAGGAGAAAAAACTCACCACGTGAGCCTGCCCTATGGCCGACCCCATGCTCGCCAAGAGCGAAAATACGGAGAGGTCCACAGCCATGGCCAGAAGTCCCACAACGCCGAAGCGAAAGCCGCTTTTGGCCGACACGTTAGCCCCCGCCAATGCGGCCAACCGGCAGAGATAAGCCCACCCCATCCTGATAAGGTTTATCTTGGAGCGGCCGCTCGCCCTATCCCTGAACGTTATGGGCACCTCGATCACCCTGAGAGAGGAACCACCGGCGACTAAAAGCTCCATGCACACTTTAAAGCACGTAGCTTCAGGATCGAGCGAACACAGGCGGTCGCGGCGCACTGCAAAAAACCCTGACATGGGGTCTTTCACATCGACAAAGATCCTCGCCACGGCCGTGGCCGCAAAGGACGCTACGCGTCGGTAGAAGGGCCAACCAGGGGTGGAGCCGCCAGGCACATAGCGACTCGCGATAGCCATATCATGCGTGCCTTCAAGCAAAGGTTCAACCAGTGCAGGAATGACCTCAGGGGGATGACTCAGGTCGGCGTCCATGACGACGACGATATCGCCGCGGGCAGCGCGAGCTCCCGCTATTACGGACTTCGCTACACCCCGATCACCGTCTCTGGCGAGGAGGCGCACAGGATGCGCCTCCCCCCACTTCAAGACGCGCTCGCGCGTGCCGTCGGTGGAGCCATCGTCCACTACCACCACTTCAAGCTCGTACGGAAGCTCATCGATAAGCGCTACTATGCGAGAAAGAAGAGCATCGATATTCCCAGCTTCGTTTATGGTAGGAACGACGACCGAAACCTCCGGCATGATTTTCTCTCCCCCGTTTATAAGAATTACACCTATGGAATTATCACGATCTTATGGACGTTTTCTGTGCCTACCTGATTCAATCCTTCCTCGAGCTGCTCGAGGGACATGCTCTTGGAGATCAGGTCTGACACTGGCAGGCTCGTCCTGCTAAAGAAATCCAAAGCGTCCTTGAACATCATGGGAGGATACGCCCAGGAGCCGTGAATGTCAACGTCTTTTTGACAGATATAAAATGGGTGCACCTCGGCCACGCCCGTATCGGTATAATGCCCTACTTCGATGAGCTTTCCTCCGCGCCTGACGAAGGTAAGGGCGTCCTCAAATGCTTTGGGATTGCCCGCAGCCTCTATAACCACATCGGGTCCAACGCCAGATGTGAGCTTCTGCACCTCGGCTAACTTCTCTTCCAAGGGGCGCTTCCCTTCAATCACAACGTCGGCGCCGAGCTTTTTGGCCATTTCAAGCCTCTTAGGGAAGAAGTCGGTGACTATCACGAGGCCAGCACCCATGTAACGCAACGCGGCCACGACAAGCGCCCCTATTGGACCTGCACCGATGACCATTGCGCTTTTGCCTGCGCCGAACCCCTGGCCACTGAAAGCTTCGCCCGGATTTAGCGCCCTCTCCACCGCCCTCATGGCTACAGATGTGGGCTCAGTGAGCGATGCAACCTCGTCCGACACGTTGCCAGGAATTTTGAAGGCCCAGGACCTGCCGTCGACAACCACATACTCGGCAAAGCCGCCCAAAAGGTATGGAGGATTTTCGCAATTGGCGAGGCCGTAGACCCTTCGATTGGAGCAGAGCTGTGGTCTGTGCGGCATACTGAGGCAATAAAAACAGCGGCCGCAAGCCTTGGAAGCCGGGGTTACCGCTATCCTATCCCCTACCTTGAGCGGGCCACCTATGACGTTCATCGTGTCGTTAGCCTTGGGCCCCAGCTCCTCCACGACGCCTACGAATTCGTGACCCGGAATGACGGGAAACTTGACCCACGTGGCCTTCCCCGTCATCATATGCTTATCGGTGCCGCATATACCACAAGCCTTCACCTTGAGAAGCAACCCGTCTTCCGGCGCATGGGGCTTCTCAAATTCCCTGAGCTCCAACTTCCCTGGCTTCTCCATAACCATAGCCTTTACCTTGGCCATTTCACAACGCCCCCTTGTGATATTTTGGTTGAACGGCAGGGCACAAAAACCGTCCTGCACTGGTCATAATATCGCTAAAGGTGGGCAGGGGCAAGCTTCATTATGTCTTCATTGTATAATGAGGTTTGAGCGCAGATGACGGGCATGGGCCCAAAGCTGGGGGGATCGGGAAAAATGGGAAGCGTTCTTGTATTCGCCGAGCGAAGGCGTGATGGCATACACCCCATAACGCACGAGCTGTTGGGCAAGGGAAGGGAACTTGCCGATGCCTTAAATCTCGATGTGCACGCAGCGCTTTTGGGATGCGACCTAAAAGAGGAGTGGGCTCAGGAGTTGATATCCAGAGGCACCGACATCGTCTTTCTCTTCAATTCACCGACGCTGGCCCATTTCGACCCCACAACCTACAAAGAAAACCTGGTTAAGCTGATCCGAGAGACGAGACCGGAGATCGTCCTCTTCGGCGCCACGCATTTGGGCAGATCGCTCGCGCCGCGCGTGGCCGCGGCGCTGGGCACGGGACTCACAGCCGACTGCACGGAACTCGCCCCGAACGACGATGGCTCGTTGATCCAGATCAGGCCAGCCTTCACTGGCAACATCTTAGCCCACATAAAGACCCGCACCAGACCTCAGATGTCCACGGTGCGCTACAGGGTCATGAAGCCTCTCCCCCACGATCGCAACAGGCGCGGAAAGGTCGTGCCGATGGAAGCCGTCTCCTGCCCTCCTCCATCGCGCCTGATCCGCGAGGAGGTGGGTGAAAACATTAGCCTCCCCGACGCGGAGGTCATAGTTTCTGGAGGGAAAGGACTCAAAAACCCCGGAGACTTCGCCATGCTGAAAGAGCTGGCAGAGCTATTGGGGGGCGTCGTGGGTTCGAGCCGACCTTTGGTAGACCAAGGATGGATCGGCAAAGAGCACCAGGTGGGCTTCAGCGGCAACACCGTGAGGCCAAAGCTGTATGTAGCATGCGGCATCTCAGGGAGCCCGCAGCATTTGGCCGGCATGCGCGGCTCTGAAACGATCATAGCCATAAACGCAGACCCCTCAGCACCGATATTTCGCGTGGCCGATTATGGCATCGTGGGCGACCTTTACGAGGTCGTCCCGGCGCTCATAACGGAGTTAAAGAAGAGGTGATGACATTGGAGCATATCCTGGAACGGTTAAATGAAATCGTAGGTCCTGATTGGGTAGCGAGCAAACATGAGCTCATAGAGAGGTATCTCTCCGACGAGACCGCCAAAGGCGTTCGTCCCAAAGCTGCGAGCGATGTGGTGGTGGTAAAACCGTCGAACGCCCAAGAGGTATCGCAGATATTGAAGTTGGCCACAGACGCCGGGGTGCCGGTCTTTCCGAGGGGTGGCGGCACCGGCCTGTGCGGCGGCGCCGTCCCCACGAGAAGCGGCATAGTCCTTTCCCTTGAGCGCATGGATAAGATCGCAGAGGTAGATAGGGACAATCTCATGGTCACAGCAGAAGCAGGTGTCACACTTGGCCAATTGGAAGAGGCCGTCGAGGCGTCGGGGTTATTCTTCCCTCCCCACCCTGGGGACGAAGGAGCACAACTCGGCGGCATGATAGCCTGCAACGCAGGCGGCTCCAGAGCAGTAAAATATGGCATTATGAGAAATTACGTAAGGGGATTGGAAGTCGTCGTGCCCACCGGCGAGATCCTGCAGCTCGGCGGCAAGCTCCTCAAGGATAATTCCGGTTACGACCTGATGCACCTCATCATAGGAAGCGAGGGCACCTTAGGCGTGATAACACAGGCTACGCTGAGGCTGTATCCGGCCTTCGCATCCACGGCCACCCTGATAATCCCCTTCGAGAGCCGACATGCGGCCGTGGACGTCGTTCCCAAGATGTTGCAGATGGGCATCATCCCCCTCGCCGTCGAATATGTGGAAAAAGACCTCGTCAAACTCTCGGCCCAGGCATTGGGCTTGAATTGGCCCTGCGAAGAGGGCTCTGCTCAGCTTCTGATCACCCTGGCTGGCGAAAACGAAGAAATTGTATATGACCAGTGCGAAAAGATCGCGGAGCTCGCAGGAAATTCTGGCGCAGCTGAGGCGATAATTGCGGAGCGGCGCGAAGAGCAGGGAAACATTTTGAAGGTGAGGAGCGAGATCTACACCGCCTTAAAGCCAAAGACGTTCGATATCATGGACGCAGCCGTTCCGCCGGCCGAGATGGGACACTTCATGGATGCCATAGACGAGATCGCATCGCGCTTCGGGACGAAGATACCCCTCTACGGGCACGCCGCCGACGGCAACCTCCACGCCCACATTATGGATGACGTCCCGCCAAAAGACGCAGACGCCATAAAGCTCGCCATATACAAAGAGGGCGTAAGGCTTGGGGGTAAAATCACTGCGGAGCACGGGGTGGGCAAGATCAGAAACGACCTCCTTCAACTCTGCCTTCCTCCCAAGGCCATAGAACTGATGAAGGCGATAAAGGGCGCCTTCGACCCGAAGGGCATATTGAACCCGGACTGCGCCCTTTCGTAAAAGCACCCCTATACGCGGGGAGCACTGCCTCTTTCGCGCATAGGGGTTAAAACACCACTGATGGCCTTTTATGCAGCATAGCCAATGGCACACAAATTAAGGCCAAATGCCGCGGAACCGCATCGCCGAGGCTATCCTTCCTATGGCTTGCACGTAGGCAGCCTGGCGCATCCTGATTTTATAATTGTTCTTAATCGCCCATATATCGTGGAAGGATTGCACAATCCTCTCTTCGAGCCTTTCTTGGACCATCTTTTCAGACCAGTAATCGCCCGTCCTTCCCTGGACCCACTCGAAGTAACTCACTATAACTCCGCCGGCGTTTGCCAGCACGTCGGGCAGTATAAGAACGCCCTTGTCCGACAAAATTGCCTCTGCTTCCGGAGTCGTAGGCCCGTTGGCCAACTCCAACATCACTTTTGCCTTTATATCGTTGGCGTTAGACTCCGTTATCATGCCTTCCAAAGCCGCGGGAATGAGCACGTCGACATCCACCCTCAACAAGTCTTCGCCGGAGATCGTCTCACTACCGGGGAAACCTACCACAGAGCGGG includes:
- the phnL gene encoding phosphonate C-P lyase system protein PhnL, encoding MAYGFAKSEEENVLLKVSNLSKTFSVHLLGGMTVTACQGITFFIRAGEALGIQGPSGSGKSTILRCIYRTYLPTSGEMLYRSNRGTVDLARIDERSILMLRREEISYVSQFLRVIPRVSALDVVSQGLRRKGHPKEEALNRARLLLSRLGIPPSLWSAFPSTFSGGEQQRVNVARAIAAEPRLILLDEPTASLDADSKEMMIELFLELKARRTAFILVSHDMNALKRVSDRIFCLSKGKAQNSGEVEMEYAQVDD
- a CDS encoding alpha-D-ribose 1-methylphosphonate 5-triphosphate diphosphatase, giving the protein MHKLMIDGANIVLPNGMLEEGYLRIEDGIIIDVGAGRPSPEKGISYIDASGLYILPGLIDIHSDAVEKEVQPRPNVTIPIPSSCRELERKLAAVGITTIFHSLSFSGGEGIRSNALAAECARFIRRRADQEHLIRNLVHLRYEIGNTKALELIYELLEEGACDLVSFMDHTPGQGQYRDVSQYHHYIKKTFWLEDKDCQRLIEEKIQARQRVDFRALSNLARSAKDAGIPLASHDDDSPERVEVASAMGVDVMEFPMNLETAKYARNLGLHVCVGAPNLLQGRSHNGNLSAQVAVEDGAADILCSDYYPPALLKGIFKLADNGMDISRAVNLASLNPAIALGLDDEIGSLEVGKKADFILVRLEENDPLVITTVTEGKIVLTYNYHDPSHLEGVLASEKEAIAQ
- a CDS encoding sugar phosphate isomerase/epimerase family protein — protein: MRNEDNVFIKSIGINVDAAYVDGDLRRLIELLDEYAEMEVECVEVPLHATGAMLGGKLISERVDEVSRILKRYHFHYSVHAPNPINLMDADEPELHKEALLESIRFSATINSKILVYHSGRYIPEEHFHIPWQAAGRATPETERRRSMNRREKEALLSLAKEGERLGVTLCLENARPYLDGGFYCYAEDPFRLAERVRDLNHPRIGITLDIGHAYLSAKRYGFDFLEAVRSVAPFTKHVHLHDNFGRVCSSLEKKQVELSALGRGDMHLPIGKGEIPVEEVFSVLCDCNYSGLLINEIRHRYLAWASDALDLCKRLLNITKESALPS
- a CDS encoding GDP-mannose 4,6-dehydratase: MILITGAGGMIGSHLIERLSCNEKKENVIASYYKPTIDMKEIEGKATFVETDVRYFQNVYTLVEQYKPQVIYHLAAQSFPGVSWEKPQETLETNVIGTANLFEAIKLLRTKESYDPTVVVACSSAAYGYVSEEEVPISEDHAMLPLHPYGVSKVAQDLLTHQYWATFGIKGIRVRIFNTTGPRKIGDVCADLTFRAIQIEKGYIPPALRVGNMENRRAILDVRDLVSALILLAKKGAPGEVYNASAQRVYAVYEIVEIIKKKLGLPFEVTVDPALFRLKDEPIIFGDSSKLASATGWKPEYDLATTVRDMLQYWREKL
- a CDS encoding GHMP family kinase ATP-binding protein; translation: MGGMITRSRVPLRISFGGGGTDVSPYCDEYGGAVMNATIDRYATVSLFPFDDKTIEIESIDYDTALKYDVDQFLAYDGHLDLIKGVVNYMRKNYGIGQGFRLRIHNDAPPGSGLGSSSAVCVALIGAFKHWLNMPLTPYEVAELAYRIEREELNIRGGKQDQYAAAFGGFNFIEFNGANTIVNPLRLRSDVVYELHHRLILAYVGGSHDSSRILSSQIRDMTSGRRETLQSLHEAKELAVAMKAALVTGNLDDFGLLLDRAWESKKRFTEGITNQRIDALYERAKSAGALGGKVSGAGGGGFMFFFAEADKRYAVAEALQEEGAQIANYSFTEIGLHTWGVRHP
- a CDS encoding glycosyltransferase family 39 protein, whose protein sequence is MPEVSVVVPTINEAGNIDALLSRIVALIDELPYELEVVVVDDGSTDGTRERVLKWGEAHPVRLLARDGDRGVAKSVIAGARAARGDIVVVMDADLSHPPEVIPALVEPLLEGTHDMAIASRYVPGGSTPGWPFYRRVASFAATAVARIFVDVKDPMSGFFAVRRDRLCSLDPEATCFKVCMELLVAGGSSLRVIEVPITFRDRASGRSKINLIRMGWAYLCRLAALAGANVSAKSGFRFGVVGLLAMAVDLSVFSLLASMGSAIGQAHVVSFFSSTLFNFVCNARWSFAKEKPHPTSFAGYMRFLFLALASLFLRGGVLATLNEVWGWPPLAAVMGGIFAAAAVNYVGNAFFVFPPDGERHEELRWRAISIIFLIYAVVLRLSYMGVMELIPEEAYYWNYAQHLDIGYLDHPPMVAWIIALFTAVFGHTEFAVRLGAMLSWAVMGAFLFAFARELYNRSVAFVALFFAAGLPFLFGVGMLMAPDAPLTACWAGTLYFLERALLGEKRSAWWGVGICAGLGLLSKYTIALLAPAALLFMAVDPASRRWLRRKEPYLAVALALAIFSPVILWNMEHGWASFTFQGPRRFAGMFQFYLPQFLGHLIAILSPTGLLAAFLAVFAAKNSRNRDRRHRFCAVIALVPVCTFLAFSLFREVELNWSGPAWLALVPLMAYQVTCGFTGSRAVALLRKAWVPTAVALFLLFGVTLHYATLGLPLLGYPQGAPVLGWSDLARQVEEIEDVLEATTGYEPLVLGMDKHRIVSELAFYRTKLEDKDDEEGEGITYTAGPSFFGKESLMYKYWFPEGKGLRAYAKVLLLVGKNPEELSLDELIRDGWSVGEVKKLTVCKDGTPVGHYYYTIARVPCVHSEGVLK
- a CDS encoding zinc-dependent alcohol dehydrogenase, giving the protein MAKVKAMVMEKPGKLELREFEKPHAPEDGLLLKVKACGICGTDKHMMTGKATWVKFPVIPGHEFVGVVEELGPKANDTMNVIGGPLKVGDRIAVTPASKACGRCFYCLSMPHRPQLCSNRRVYGLANCENPPYLLGGFAEYVVVDGRSWAFKIPGNVSDEVASLTEPTSVAMRAVERALNPGEAFSGQGFGAGKSAMVIGAGPIGALVVAALRYMGAGLVIVTDFFPKRLEMAKKLGADVVIEGKRPLEEKLAEVQKLTSGVGPDVVIEAAGNPKAFEDALTFVRRGGKLIEVGHYTDTGVAEVHPFYICQKDVDIHGSWAYPPMMFKDALDFFSRTSLPVSDLISKSMSLEQLEEGLNQVGTENVHKIVIIP
- a CDS encoding electron transfer flavoprotein subunit alpha/FixB family protein, translated to MGSVLVFAERRRDGIHPITHELLGKGRELADALNLDVHAALLGCDLKEEWAQELISRGTDIVFLFNSPTLAHFDPTTYKENLVKLIRETRPEIVLFGATHLGRSLAPRVAAALGTGLTADCTELAPNDDGSLIQIRPAFTGNILAHIKTRTRPQMSTVRYRVMKPLPHDRNRRGKVVPMEAVSCPPPSRLIREEVGENISLPDAEVIVSGGKGLKNPGDFAMLKELAELLGGVVGSSRPLVDQGWIGKEHQVGFSGNTVRPKLYVACGISGSPQHLAGMRGSETIIAINADPSAPIFRVADYGIVGDLYEVVPALITELKKR